Proteins found in one Phycisphaerae bacterium genomic segment:
- a CDS encoding aspartate--ammonia ligase, with protein MGLDSAGGQGYRPLLDLRQTERAIRTIKEFFQVNLSAALNLQRVSAPLFVPADTGVNDNLNGVERPISFPVKDLDDRRAEIVQSLAKWKRMALADYGFGPGEGIYTDMNAIRPDEKLDELHSIYVDQWDWERVMSAGERNLDFLRWVVERIYEVIHRTEECVSEAYPVIKPYLPDRIHFVHTEELQRRFPDLSPRDRENRVCRELGAVFVIGIGSKLADGRAHDGRAPDYDDWSTPTAGGKGLNGDIFVWNQVLGRGFELSSMGIRVDAEALVRQLELTGTRDRASLLFHRRLLAGELPQTIGGGIGQSRLCMLFLRKAHVGEVQSSLWPDGWREELRKKGIVLL; from the coding sequence ATGGGATTGGATTCGGCGGGCGGTCAAGGCTATCGGCCGTTGCTTGATCTGAGGCAGACCGAGCGGGCGATTCGGACGATCAAGGAGTTTTTCCAGGTCAACCTGTCCGCGGCTCTGAATCTGCAGCGGGTCAGTGCTCCGCTGTTTGTGCCTGCCGACACGGGGGTCAATGACAATCTCAACGGGGTCGAGCGGCCGATCTCGTTTCCGGTGAAGGATCTCGACGATCGGCGGGCGGAGATTGTGCAGTCGCTGGCCAAGTGGAAGCGGATGGCGCTCGCGGATTACGGCTTTGGTCCGGGGGAGGGGATCTACACGGACATGAACGCCATTCGCCCGGACGAGAAGCTTGACGAGCTGCATTCGATCTACGTGGACCAGTGGGACTGGGAGCGGGTCATGTCCGCTGGCGAGCGGAACCTGGACTTCCTCCGCTGGGTGGTTGAGCGCATTTACGAGGTGATTCATCGCACCGAGGAGTGCGTTTCGGAGGCCTATCCGGTCATCAAGCCTTATCTGCCCGATCGGATTCACTTTGTACACACGGAGGAGTTGCAGCGGCGATTTCCGGATCTATCTCCGCGTGATCGCGAGAATCGGGTTTGCAGGGAGCTTGGTGCCGTGTTCGTGATTGGCATCGGGTCGAAGCTTGCGGACGGCCGGGCCCACGACGGCCGGGCCCCGGACTATGACGACTGGTCGACGCCCACGGCCGGCGGCAAGGGGCTCAATGGGGACATATTTGTCTGGAATCAGGTGCTGGGGCGTGGTTTTGAGTTATCCTCGATGGGCATTCGGGTTGACGCCGAGGCCCTGGTTCGGCAACTGGAGCTGACCGGCACGCGTGACCGAGCGAGCCTGCTGTTCCATCGTCGATTGCTGGCCGGGGAGCTGCCACAGACCATTGGTGGCGGCATTGGCCAGTCGCGGCTGTGCATGTTGTTTCTGCGCAAGGCGCACGTCGGCGAGGTGCAGTCGAGCCTCTGGCCGGACGGGTGGCGAGAGGAGCTCAGGAAGAAGGGCATCGTGCTGCTGTAG
- a CDS encoding ribulokinase, with protein MGARSGKGRQFAVGVDYGTNSVRTLVVDLRDGREVASKVFNYPSGEAGILLDPKDPNCARQNPADYLAGFYASVRGAVAAAKRLPGFKPENVVGIGVDTTGSTPMPVAADGTPLALKPAFKKNLAAQAWLWKDHTGHAEAAEITQKARSHPDGYLLKCGGTYSSEWYWSKLLHCKRTAPKVFAAAASWVELADFVPAFITGNMNPATLPRGICAAGHKAMYHDQWGGLPGTAFLESLDPDLPRAANCYARPALPSDRKAGNLTAETAKKVGLPAGIPVAVGAFDAHMGAVGAGIKPGTLVKIIGTSTCDMLVSPMDGRLADIPGVCGIVPGSIVPGMYGLEAGQSAVGDIFNWFVKQLAPAAYAAKGDAHVNLTRQAEKLKPGESGLVALDWNNGNRTILVDPLLSGLLIGQTLHTNAPEIYRALVEATAFGALTIIKRFEEYGMAVSEVVNCGGIAEKNPFVMQIYADVCNRPMKISRSAQTCALGAAIFGAVVGGAYPDVPAAQQAMTGVKPKVYRPRKPAADVYAELYRIYRQLHDAFGTAGGASPLPSVMKELIALRSRVRQEA; from the coding sequence ATGGGTGCGCGTTCCGGCAAAGGACGGCAGTTTGCTGTCGGCGTCGACTACGGGACAAACAGCGTCCGGACACTGGTGGTCGATCTCAGGGACGGCCGCGAAGTGGCCTCCAAGGTGTTCAACTACCCAAGCGGAGAAGCGGGAATCCTCCTCGACCCAAAGGACCCCAATTGCGCCCGGCAAAACCCCGCAGACTACCTCGCCGGCTTCTACGCATCGGTCCGCGGCGCAGTCGCTGCCGCCAAACGCCTCCCCGGCTTCAAGCCGGAAAACGTGGTCGGCATCGGCGTCGATACCACCGGCTCGACACCCATGCCGGTGGCCGCGGACGGCACCCCCCTGGCCCTGAAGCCAGCCTTCAAGAAGAACCTGGCCGCCCAGGCCTGGCTCTGGAAAGACCACACCGGCCACGCAGAGGCCGCCGAGATCACCCAAAAAGCCCGCTCCCACCCCGACGGCTACCTCCTCAAGTGCGGCGGAACCTATAGCAGCGAGTGGTACTGGTCCAAGCTCCTGCACTGCAAACGAACCGCACCCAAAGTCTTCGCCGCAGCGGCATCCTGGGTGGAGCTCGCCGACTTCGTGCCCGCGTTCATCACCGGAAACATGAACCCCGCCACCCTGCCACGCGGCATCTGCGCCGCCGGCCACAAGGCCATGTACCACGACCAGTGGGGCGGATTGCCGGGCACGGCATTCCTCGAGAGCCTCGATCCAGACCTGCCCCGGGCCGCCAACTGCTACGCCAGACCCGCCCTGCCCTCCGACCGGAAAGCCGGAAACCTGACCGCCGAGACGGCTAAGAAAGTCGGCCTGCCGGCCGGCATCCCCGTCGCGGTCGGCGCATTCGACGCCCACATGGGCGCCGTCGGCGCGGGCATCAAACCCGGCACCCTGGTCAAGATCATCGGCACAAGCACCTGCGACATGCTCGTCTCCCCGATGGACGGCCGCCTGGCGGACATCCCAGGAGTGTGCGGCATCGTGCCCGGCTCCATCGTGCCGGGCATGTACGGCCTGGAAGCCGGCCAGTCCGCCGTCGGCGACATCTTCAACTGGTTCGTCAAGCAGCTCGCCCCCGCCGCCTACGCGGCCAAGGGCGACGCCCACGTCAACCTCACCCGCCAGGCGGAGAAACTCAAACCCGGCGAGAGCGGCCTGGTGGCCCTGGACTGGAACAACGGCAACCGTACCATCCTCGTCGACCCCCTCCTTTCCGGACTCCTGATCGGCCAGACACTGCACACCAACGCCCCGGAAATCTACCGCGCCCTGGTCGAGGCCACGGCGTTCGGCGCCCTCACCATCATCAAGCGGTTCGAGGAGTACGGCATGGCCGTCAGCGAGGTGGTCAACTGCGGCGGCATCGCCGAAAAGAACCCCTTCGTCATGCAAATCTACGCCGACGTGTGCAACCGGCCTATGAAGATCAGCCGGTCGGCCCAGACCTGCGCCCTCGGCGCCGCTATCTTCGGCGCCGTCGTCGGCGGAGCCTACCCCGACGTACCTGCCGCCCAGCAGGCCATGACCGGGGTCAAACCCAAGGTCTATCGGCCACGCAAGCCCGCCGCCGATGTCTACGCCGAGCTCTACCGCATCTACCGGCAATTGCACGACGCGTTCGGAACCGCCGGCGGGGCCAGCCCTCTGCCGTCGGTCATGAAAGAGCTGATCGCCTTGCGATCCCGCGTCCGCCAGGAGGCCTGA
- the araA gene encoding L-arabinose isomerase, with protein sequence MAFDNLEIWFITGSQHLYGEEALNQVADNSRRMVEGLNASARLPFRLVFKPVVTTADSILRVCREANAAPHCAGLITWMHTFSPAKMWIAGLQALDKPMAHLHTQYNRDLPWATIDMDFMNLNQAAHGDREFGFICARMEQPRKVVVGHWQDPEVQDRLAVWQRAAAGLHELRNLKVARIGDNMRQVAVTEGDKVEAQIRLGVEVNGYGIGDMVQYIKDVSDPAIDRLVAEYDAQYTMATPLRPGGAKRDALRYAARAELGLKAFLDTGGFKAFTDTFENLHGLDQLPGIAAQRLMAAGYGFGAEGDWKTAALLRAVKVMATGLKGGTSFMEDYTYHLHPSGPKVLGAHMLEVCPSLAAATPSCEVYALGIGGKADPVRLVFTAPAGPGINMAMIDLGDRFRLLVNEIDAVESDQAMPRLPVARALWIPRPDLKTAAAAWIYAGGPHHTVLSQAITTECFEDFAEMAGLECVRIDGATRLGDLRNQLRWNQAFFGRGK encoded by the coding sequence ATGGCATTCGATAACCTGGAAATATGGTTCATCACCGGCAGCCAGCATCTCTACGGAGAGGAGGCCCTTAACCAGGTGGCCGATAACAGCCGCCGGATGGTCGAAGGCTTGAACGCTTCCGCACGCTTGCCCTTCCGCTTGGTGTTCAAGCCGGTCGTGACCACCGCGGACTCGATTCTGCGGGTCTGCCGCGAGGCCAATGCCGCCCCCCATTGCGCCGGATTGATCACCTGGATGCATACCTTCTCGCCCGCAAAAATGTGGATCGCCGGCCTCCAGGCCCTCGACAAGCCCATGGCCCATCTGCATACCCAGTACAACCGCGACCTGCCCTGGGCCACAATCGACATGGACTTCATGAATCTCAACCAGGCCGCCCACGGCGACCGCGAGTTCGGCTTCATCTGCGCCCGCATGGAGCAGCCCCGCAAGGTGGTCGTCGGCCACTGGCAGGACCCAGAGGTCCAGGACCGGCTCGCCGTCTGGCAGCGGGCCGCCGCCGGCCTGCACGAACTGCGCAACCTGAAGGTCGCCCGCATCGGCGACAACATGCGACAGGTCGCCGTGACCGAGGGCGACAAGGTCGAGGCCCAGATCCGACTCGGCGTCGAAGTCAACGGCTACGGCATCGGCGACATGGTCCAATACATCAAGGACGTGTCCGACCCGGCCATCGATCGCCTCGTCGCCGAGTACGACGCCCAATACACGATGGCCACGCCGCTTCGCCCCGGCGGAGCGAAACGCGATGCCCTGCGCTACGCCGCCCGGGCTGAGCTCGGCCTCAAGGCCTTCCTCGACACCGGCGGCTTCAAGGCCTTTACCGACACCTTCGAGAACCTCCACGGCCTGGACCAGTTGCCCGGCATCGCCGCCCAGCGGCTGATGGCGGCCGGCTACGGCTTCGGCGCCGAGGGCGACTGGAAAACCGCCGCACTCCTCCGCGCCGTCAAAGTCATGGCCACCGGCCTCAAGGGCGGCACATCCTTCATGGAAGACTACACCTACCACCTGCACCCCTCCGGGCCAAAGGTGCTGGGCGCCCACATGCTGGAGGTCTGCCCGTCGCTGGCTGCCGCCACACCATCCTGCGAGGTCTACGCCCTGGGGATCGGCGGAAAGGCCGACCCCGTCCGACTGGTCTTCACCGCCCCCGCCGGACCCGGCATCAACATGGCCATGATCGACCTCGGCGACCGCTTCCGGCTGCTGGTCAACGAGATCGATGCGGTCGAATCAGACCAAGCCATGCCCCGCCTGCCCGTGGCCCGGGCCTTGTGGATCCCACGCCCGGACCTGAAAACCGCAGCCGCCGCGTGGATCTACGCCGGTGGACCCCACCACACCGTGCTCAGCCAGGCAATCACCACCGAGTGCTTCGAGGACTTCGCAGAAATGGCCGGCCTCGAATGCGTGCGGATCGACGGCGCAACCCGACTGGGCGATCTGCGAAACCAACTCCGCTGGAACCAGGCCTTCTTCGGCCGGGGCAAGTGA
- the araD gene encoding L-ribulose-5-phosphate 4-epimerase AraD, translated as MLDSLTEAVCRANRELVHCGLVTLTWGNTSAIDRDRGLVVIKPSGVAYDLLQPPDMSVVDLEGRVVEGKWRPSSDTPTHLLLYRSFPQIGGITHTHSRHATMFAQARREIPCLGTTHADHFRGNVPVTRALTKAEVMSDYEANTGRVIVERFATLDPVTMPAVLVAGHGPFTWGTDASESVRNAVALEAVAEIALGTRLIDPTAPGLEPFVLDKHYQRKHGPAAYYGQKE; from the coding sequence GTGCTCGATTCGCTCACAGAGGCGGTCTGCCGGGCAAACCGCGAGCTCGTGCATTGCGGGCTGGTCACCCTCACCTGGGGCAATACCAGCGCGATCGACCGCGACCGGGGACTGGTGGTCATCAAGCCCAGCGGCGTGGCCTACGACCTGCTCCAGCCGCCAGATATGTCCGTGGTCGATCTGGAAGGGAGAGTCGTCGAAGGCAAGTGGCGACCCTCGAGCGACACCCCAACCCACCTGCTCCTGTATCGCAGCTTCCCGCAGATCGGCGGAATCACCCACACGCACAGCCGGCACGCCACCATGTTCGCCCAGGCCCGGCGCGAGATCCCCTGCCTGGGCACAACCCACGCGGACCACTTCCGCGGCAACGTGCCGGTAACCCGGGCCTTGACCAAGGCGGAGGTCATGAGCGACTACGAGGCCAACACCGGCCGGGTGATCGTGGAGCGTTTCGCCACCCTCGATCCGGTGACCATGCCCGCCGTCCTGGTCGCAGGCCACGGACCGTTCACCTGGGGCACCGACGCCAGCGAGTCGGTCCGCAACGCCGTCGCCCTCGAGGCCGTCGCCGAGATCGCCCTGGGAACCCGGCTCATCGACCCCACCGCACCCGGCCTCGAACCGTTTGTCCTCGATAAGCACTACCAGCGCAAGCACGGACCGGCCGCCTATTATGGACAGAAGGAGTAA
- a CDS encoding aspartate-semialdehyde dehydrogenase produces MAGHVAVVGATGAVGQEFIRVLEQRKFACSKMTFLASARSAGKTITFKSEPHTVVELTENSFKGVDIALFSAGASISRKFAPIAAQAGAVVVDNSSAFRMDPNVPLVVPEVNPEDISKHKGIIANPNCSTIIMVVPVWPLHKLCPIQRLVVSTYQAASGAGYQAMVELEEQSRDLLAGKKVTPRVLPHRIAFNLFSHNSKITANGYNEEEMKMVNETRKMFHCDEIQVSATCVRVPVPRAHSEAINITFARPVTEKQVFETLRSAPGTRVVDDREKNYFPMPIDSSDGDDVLVGRIRQDISQPDGRGIDLFVSGDQLRKGAALNAIQIAERL; encoded by the coding sequence ATGGCTGGTCATGTCGCGGTCGTGGGCGCCACCGGTGCGGTGGGGCAAGAGTTCATTCGCGTCCTTGAGCAGAGGAAGTTCGCCTGCAGCAAGATGACCTTCCTCGCGTCGGCCCGGTCCGCAGGCAAAACGATTACCTTCAAGAGCGAACCGCACACGGTGGTTGAATTGACCGAGAACAGTTTCAAAGGCGTCGATATCGCCCTCTTCTCCGCCGGGGCTTCAATCAGCCGCAAGTTCGCCCCTATCGCCGCCCAGGCCGGCGCCGTGGTCGTGGACAACTCCTCCGCATTCCGCATGGATCCGAACGTCCCCCTGGTCGTGCCCGAGGTCAACCCCGAGGACATCAGCAAGCACAAGGGCATCATCGCCAACCCGAACTGCTCGACGATCATCATGGTCGTCCCCGTCTGGCCCCTCCACAAGCTCTGCCCGATCCAGCGGCTGGTGGTGAGCACCTACCAGGCGGCCAGCGGAGCCGGCTACCAGGCCATGGTCGAACTTGAGGAGCAGAGCCGCGATCTGCTCGCCGGCAAGAAGGTCACACCCCGAGTCCTGCCCCACCGCATCGCGTTCAATCTCTTCAGCCACAACTCGAAGATCACCGCCAACGGCTACAACGAAGAAGAGATGAAGATGGTCAACGAGACCCGCAAGATGTTCCACTGCGATGAGATCCAGGTCTCCGCAACCTGCGTTCGCGTCCCCGTGCCGCGGGCCCACTCCGAAGCGATCAACATCACCTTCGCCAGGCCGGTGACCGAGAAGCAGGTCTTCGAAACGCTCCGCTCCGCCCCGGGCACGCGCGTCGTGGACGATCGCGAGAAAAACTACTTCCCAATGCCCATCGACTCCAGCGACGGCGACGACGTGCTCGTCGGCCGCATCCGCCAGGACATCAGCCAGCCCGACGGCCGGGGCATCGACCTGTTCGTCAGCGGCGACCAGCTCCGCAAGGGCGCCGCCCTGAACGCGATCCAGATCGCGGAGCGGCTGTGA
- a CDS encoding class I SAM-dependent methyltransferase, whose translation MRSHRSPNQRYHDRVARRYETVYDDAYWQWHDDLTWEYLKRHLPANVNAPAVDLGCGSGKWGRKLLKSGYRVTFVDLSAKMVDEARRLAAEMGSEHKADFIQADLMDLAALPADHFAFAMAMGEPIGLAADPQAALRQIARCLAPGGILVATLDNRVACVDYYLEKGQIEELERFLRSGRTHWLTRDPSERFEVHTFEPEQIARMVTMTGLEMLELTGKTVLPMRRHREQLEDPATRRRWAAVEKRLARDPANLARCPHLQFAARKPDRQP comes from the coding sequence ATGCGTTCCCATCGCAGCCCCAACCAGCGCTATCACGACCGGGTCGCCAGGCGGTACGAGACCGTCTACGACGACGCCTACTGGCAGTGGCACGACGACCTGACCTGGGAGTACCTCAAACGTCACTTGCCAGCTAACGTCAACGCCCCGGCGGTCGACCTCGGTTGCGGCTCGGGCAAATGGGGCCGCAAACTGCTCAAGAGCGGCTACCGGGTCACCTTCGTCGACCTGTCCGCCAAAATGGTGGACGAGGCTCGTCGGCTTGCAGCCGAGATGGGCAGCGAACACAAAGCGGACTTCATCCAGGCCGACCTCATGGATCTCGCCGCCCTGCCGGCCGATCACTTCGCTTTCGCCATGGCGATGGGCGAACCGATCGGCCTGGCCGCGGATCCGCAGGCCGCCCTGCGGCAGATCGCCCGTTGCCTGGCACCCGGCGGCATCCTGGTCGCCACCCTGGACAACCGCGTGGCCTGCGTGGACTACTACCTCGAAAAAGGTCAGATCGAAGAACTGGAACGATTCCTTCGCAGCGGCCGGACCCACTGGCTGACCCGCGACCCGTCGGAGCGGTTCGAAGTCCATACCTTCGAGCCGGAACAGATCGCCAGAATGGTCACCATGACCGGACTCGAAATGCTGGAATTGACTGGCAAAACCGTCCTGCCGATGCGCCGCCACCGCGAACAACTCGAAGATCCGGCCACCCGCCGCCGCTGGGCAGCCGTCGAGAAACGCCTGGCCCGCGATCCCGCCAACCTCGCTCGTTGCCCCCATCTGCAGTTCGCGGCCCGAAAACCCGACCGTCAACCTTGA